Within Methyloversatilis discipulorum, the genomic segment ATTACGCAGAGCCGCATCTGCGTATCGCCATCGACCGCCTTTCCGGCGGCTTTCCGCATCGACCGCTGCGACGACGCGTGGCGATACTCGATCTGGACCGCCGAAGTGTTCAATGACACGCGTTATGCAATCGGCGAACTGCAGGGCGTACTCAGCGTGGGCTACCAAGGCATACGCAACAGCCGCGACATTTCGCGCGTCACCTCGCGCGCGCTGACCAACCAGCAGGTCTACCCGAACGGCTTCAACGAGGCGCAACCGCCGGGCGACAAGGTGTCGGATGCACTGATCGTCGAGAACGCCTTCACGCTCGGCGCCTTCACCTTTACGCCGGGCGCGCGGCTCGACCGCTATCACGTCAGCGCCGAGGGTCAGACGCGCACCAACATGATTGCCGCCGGACAGTCGCCGGACATCCGTTTCGTCAAGCTGTCGCCAGCTGCGGCACTCACCTGGCGCATCCCGCGCAGCGACTGGTCGGCCACCGTGCGCTACCACGAAGCGTTCCGCCCGCCGCTGGTCGATGAGTACTTCGCACGCGGCAGTTTCGCCAGTCGCTGTGCAAAAAGCGCCGGCTGGGCCTTGCCCGGCAACCCGGTGCTCTACCCTGAACCGCTGTACGACCCCTCTGGCTACGGTCAGACCTACGATCCTGCACTCGACCTCGCCCCCGACAACGAAATCTGCGGCGCGCTGTACCGGCCACAGGAATCGTCGAACCACGAACTGACGCTGGCCTGGATGCCGCAGCCGGCCTCACCGCGCGACGGCCGCTGGCAGGCGCGGGTCACCTACTACGACATCCACACCCGCCATCTGCTCACGTCCTTGAGCAATATCGGCGGCGAAATCGGCCAGCCAGGCAAGGAGCGGCGCAAGGGCACCGAACTCGAAATCAGTTACGACGGACTGCACGCCTTCTCGTCACTGTCCTGGTCGCAGATCGACGGCCGCATCACCAACGCGGTCGCCGGTACCGACTACGCGCTCTATGGCGTGCCGGGCGACACGCTCAGCATCAGTGCCGGCGTGCGCGGTTTCGACGGGCGGGTCGAAGCCGGCGTGCGCATGCGCGACATCGCTGACCGCCGGGCAGCCACCGGCACCGTTGCCACCGTCTGTTCGCGCCCCGGCACGCTGGTCGTGCCCGGCGTCGGTACCATCGGCACGCAGTACGGCGTACGCCTGTACGACCTGTTCGCCAGCTGGCAGATGACGCGTGACACACAACTGCGCTTCAATCTCGACAACCTCACTAACGAAACCTACTGTCTGCAGGATGGCTTCGCCGGCGCGGTGGGCATACAGGCGCCGGGTCGGACGGCCAAGCTGTCAGTGACGATGAGGTTCTGAACAATATTTCATATGTTGAGAACGGTGCGGTACTGCAAGAATGCGCTCCTGTACTGGATTTCCGCGCCCAATCAATGACATGCAAATGAAACATGCGTTGCACGCATGAACACCGTCATGCACCGTAACTGGACACATCACTGCGTTTGAATGCACGCCCTGCGGGAAAAAACCATTCCTAATCATGCTCCAACGCCGTTCACCGCACTTGGCTCGGCTCTTGCTGGAACGGCCTGTTTTCGCGACGCCCCGGCGAGGGGCGCCCCGCCCATCCTGTCTTTCCGCACAGGAGTTACGCCCGATGTCTGCCAGCATGGCCGCTCTACAGCTGTCGAAGACTGCGCGCCGGCACGCCCCGCCCGGAACGCGGCGCTGCATGCCGACGCGCAGCAGCGGACGGGCCACCACTCCCATTGAATGACCGCACCATGCCACACCCATCCGACCCCTACTGCCTCGGCCTCATGCCCGACCCGTCCGAACTTCCCGCGCTGGCGGCCAGCGTCGATGCCGTCATGCTTATCATCCGGCTGTCAGCACGCTACGGGCCGCTGATGTTCCTGCACGATGCGAGCGGTGACGTGCTGCAGCCGCGCTGCCGCCCGGTTGGCTCGCTGCCGGTCGACGATCATGACGTCAAGCTGGGCGAGGTGGCGGGCTGCGAGTACTGGATCGCACCGTCGGCACTCGATCAACTCGGCACAGGCGCCCTGCTGCTCGACGTGCTGGAAGATCGCGGTGACGCCACCGGGCTGGCCAGCCGCTTCGTTCTGCGCAAGGTCGGCAACTGATCTGCACCGGGGCGGCGCAATGCCGCCCCTCTCCTCACTGGCGGCCGACTCCAGGCCCCTCGCGTTCATCTCCCTCCCTCTCGCCTGCAAACGACGCGTTGCTGCGCAGCGCTTTCGTCATGCCTGAGGCTTGACACCATACTGCGAATCATTATCATTTAAAGAAATCGACCGTCCGCGGCCAGACCGCAAGCATCCATGTCCGCCTCCGGCAACGAACCGACCGAAGCATTGAAGGTGCGCCTGTCCGCCCTGCTGGACGACCTGATCCGGCACGACGGCTTTGGCTCGCTGAGCGTCGAGGTCCGCCTGCTCAAGCGCGGGCAGAAGGAAGTCATCATCGACTGCGGCAAGCAGTATCGCTACGTCATCGATTTCGCGCCCGGCTGAGGCCGGCGCGACGCAGCACACTCCGGCGGCGCGGGGCCGCGGAGCAGGTTTTCAAATCACAGAAACTGCCTGATCGATCGCCTTCGCGGGGAAGGGATGGATGGCTCAGAACGAGGTCCATCATGTCTTTCCGCCTTCTGCTGTCCGCTGGCGCCCTCTGCGCCCTGTCCTCCACCGCCGCCTTCGCCACCAGCGCCAGCTGGGATACCCCGCTCGCCGGTCATGACGGCAACGGCAGTTCCGCCGCCACGCCGTGGGCCAGCGGCAGCGTCTATGCCGAGTGGAACGTGTTCGACAGCTTCACCACCGACGCCACGCCCGACATCGCCGGCAGCGGCAGCGTGAGCCAGCTCAACCCGGGCGCCGGCAGCTTCCTGACCGGCAGCGGAAATCTTTACAGCGCCGCCGGCGCAGCGTCCTTCCTGGTGGATCTCGACGTCGCGCAGAGCGGTACCTGGAATGTGTGGCTGCGCATTGCGACCCAGGGCACTGCGGCCGACACCGTCGCCACGCTCAATGGCATCGCCGCGAACAAGGTGGTCAGTTACAGCGCCGCGCTCGGCGGCTTCGGTGGCAGCGAAGAAGAGGCCTACTGGAGCTGGACGGTCACCGATCCGCTGTCGCTGCAGTTCAGCTTCACCAGCTCGGAAGCCCACCTCAGCCTCGACCAGCTCGCGGTACTTGCGCAGCCGGTGCCGGAACCGACGACCTGGATGTCGCTGGCTGCCGGTCTGGGCCTGCTCGGCGCCCTGTCGCGTCGTCGCGCCTGATACCGGGAGACCGCAATGACTCCGCACACCGATCCCGAGAGCCTCTATCACACCTTCCACGCGCTGAAGGCGGAGCGCCGCCTGCGCAATCGCGATGCCGCCGCAGCCCTCGGCATCAGCGAGGGCGAGGCGATTGCCAGCGGCGTCGGCCGCGACGCCGTGCGCCTGAGCGCACCCTTCGACACGCTGTTCCGCCGCATGCCCGAACTGGGCGAGGTCATGGCGCTGACGCGCAACGAAGCCGCCGTCCATGAAAAGACCGGCTGCTTCGAGCAGATGTCCGGCGACGCCAAGGTCGGTCTGGCGCTGGGCAGCGCCATCGACCTGCGCATCTTCTACGGTCGCTGGGCATACGGCTATGCAGTGACCGAACAGGGTCCGAAGGGTGAGTCGCGCAGCCTGCAGTTCTATGACGCGCACGGCGATGCCGTGCACAAGGTGTTCTCGCGCGCCGGCACCGATCTCGCGGCCTGGGACCGGCTGGTCGCCGAGTTTGGCGCCGCCGACCAGGGCGCCGGCGAAAAGGTCGCACCGCGCAGCGCGCCCGCCGACGACGAGACGCCACTCGACGCCATCGACGCCGTCGCCTTCCGCCGCGACTGGCTGGGCATGCAGGACACGCACGACTTCTTCCCGCTGCTGCGCCGGCACAAGGTATCGCGCCGCCAGGCCATGCAGATCGCGCCCGAGGGTCACGCCAACCGGATCGACAACGGACTGACGCGTTCGCTGCTCGAAGTGGCGGCCGCCGATGGGGTATCGGTCATGTGCTTCGTCGGCAACCCGGGCATGATCCAGATCCACACCGGCCCGGTGCACCGGATCGAAGTGATGGGCCCCTGGCTCAATGTGCTCGACCCTGGCTTCAATCTGCACCTGCGGCAGGATCTGGTCGACCAGACCTGGATCGTGCGCAAGCCGACCGCTGACGGCGTCGTCACCTCGGTCGAGCTGCTCGACGCAGCCGGCGAGACCATCGCGCTGTTCTTCGGCGAGCGCAAACCGGGCAAGCCGGAGCGCGAGGACTGGCGTGCGCTGGTGGCCCAGCTCGGCACCGCCGACAGCCTGGCGGCATGAAGCGGCCACTGCTCCGCGGCGCGCTGGCCGCGCTGCTGTTCGCCGCCGGTGCAGCCGTCGCCGCACCGGCGCAGCGGCTGGTCACGGTGGGCGGCGCGGTGACCGAAATCGTCCACGCGCTGGGCGCGGCCGACCGCATCGTCGCCACCGACACCACCAGCACCTGGCCGGCCTCCGCGCAGGCACTGCCCAAGGTGGGTTACCAGCGTGCGCTGGCGGCCGAAGGCGTGCTGTCGATGCGGCCCACCCACCTGATCGCCACCGCCGATGCCGGCCCGCCGGTCGCGCTGACGCAGCTGCGCGGTGCTGGCGTGCAGGTGATCCAGCTGCCGCCGGACCACAGCGCGGCCCAGGTCGGCAACGCCATCCGCATGGTAGCGGGCGCGCTGGCGATGGACGACGCCGGTCGCGCGCTGGCCGAGCGTTTCGATCGCGACTGGAAGGAGGCTCAACGCGAGGTCGGCGCCCTGCCCGGCCGGCCGCGCGCGCTGTTCATCCTCGACCACGGCGGCAGCAGTCCGATGGTGGCGGGCGACGACACGGCGGCCGACGCGATGCTGGGCTATGCCGGCGCCGTGAACGTCATGGCCGGGCGCTTTCGCGGTTACCGGCCGCTGACACTTGAAGCGGCGCTGGCGGCCGCACCCGACGTCATCGTGACAACCGACGAGGCCATTGCCGCCGCTGGTGGCGCCAAGGCCTTCCTCGCCCGCCCGGGTCTGTCGGCGCTGCCGGCCGCGCGGGCGAACCGGCTGGTCAGCCTCGACGCACTGCGCATGCTGGGCTTCAGCCCGCGTCTGCCGCAGGCGGTGAGCGAGCTGGCGCGGCGGATGCGCGCGCCGTGAACACGCGCGCACTCACGCTGTCAGCAGGCGCACCTGCTTCGCTGGCACTGCCGGCGCTCGCGCTGGCGCTGTTCTGTGTCGTCGTGCTCGCACTGGGCAGCGGCGCAGTCAGTCTGTCACCAACGGCGGTGCTCGGCGCGCTGTTCGGTGCCGACGTCGGCAGCGAAGCCGAACTGGTGGTGCGCACGCTGCGCCTGCCGCGCGTGCTGCTCGGCGTGATCGCCGGCGCTGGTCTGGGTATCGCCGGAGCAGCGATGCAGGGCCTGATGCGCAATCCGCTGGCCGACCCGGGACTGGTCGGC encodes:
- a CDS encoding heme/hemin ABC transporter substrate-binding protein, which encodes MKRPLLRGALAALLFAAGAAVAAPAQRLVTVGGAVTEIVHALGAADRIVATDTTSTWPASAQALPKVGYQRALAAEGVLSMRPTHLIATADAGPPVALTQLRGAGVQVIQLPPDHSAAQVGNAIRMVAGALAMDDAGRALAERFDRDWKEAQREVGALPGRPRALFILDHGGSSPMVAGDDTAADAMLGYAGAVNVMAGRFRGYRPLTLEAALAAAPDVIVTTDEAIAAAGGAKAFLARPGLSALPAARANRLVSLDALRMLGFSPRLPQAVSELARRMRAP
- a CDS encoding TonB-dependent receptor domain-containing protein, which encodes MKHRIPLRPRLLLALMWPLACAAQDDALSEEDVVTLPEVEVRDSREAIRPPAVELTPDRPVTTIGPEAIERRQAGTIFDLLKDVPGVAVDGGPRASGMKFNLRGFSDNEDVLFKIDGAVKGFEKYRFGSGVFIEPELLKAIEIERGPSLKSGSGALGGTISATTKSAADYLRPGERFGSQIKYGYNANSSERLRMVTVYGRPNGYLDLVVSIARRDSDDIRLPDRSRLDLTAVHSESRFAKATFYASDDLTLELSQTHYTGGPERAPYDATAGSAGQFGVVERSIEDTTTNLRVNYAPADSWIALRGTLAYETTDLDDVHRITQSRICVSPSTAFPAAFRIDRCDDAWRYSIWTAEVFNDTRYAIGELQGVLSVGYQGIRNSRDISRVTSRALTNQQVYPNGFNEAQPPGDKVSDALIVENAFTLGAFTFTPGARLDRYHVSAEGQTRTNMIAAGQSPDIRFVKLSPAAALTWRIPRSDWSATVRYHEAFRPPLVDEYFARGSFASRCAKSAGWALPGNPVLYPEPLYDPSGYGQTYDPALDLAPDNEICGALYRPQESSNHELTLAWMPQPASPRDGRWQARVTYYDIHTRHLLTSLSNIGGEIGQPGKERRKGTELEISYDGLHAFSSLSWSQIDGRITNAVAGTDYALYGVPGDTLSISAGVRGFDGRVEAGVRMRDIADRRAATGTVATVCSRPGTLVVPGVGTIGTQYGVRLYDLFASWQMTRDTQLRFNLDNLTNETYCLQDGFAGAVGIQAPGRTAKLSVTMRF
- a CDS encoding PEP-CTERM sorting domain-containing protein, producing the protein MSFRLLLSAGALCALSSTAAFATSASWDTPLAGHDGNGSSAATPWASGSVYAEWNVFDSFTTDATPDIAGSGSVSQLNPGAGSFLTGSGNLYSAAGAASFLVDLDVAQSGTWNVWLRIATQGTAADTVATLNGIAANKVVSYSAALGGFGGSEEEAYWSWTVTDPLSLQFSFTSSEAHLSLDQLAVLAQPVPEPTTWMSLAAGLGLLGALSRRRA
- a CDS encoding DUF779 domain-containing protein, which produces MPHPSDPYCLGLMPDPSELPALAASVDAVMLIIRLSARYGPLMFLHDASGDVLQPRCRPVGSLPVDDHDVKLGEVAGCEYWIAPSALDQLGTGALLLDVLEDRGDATGLASRFVLRKVGN
- a CDS encoding hemin-degrading factor, encoding MTPHTDPESLYHTFHALKAERRLRNRDAAAALGISEGEAIASGVGRDAVRLSAPFDTLFRRMPELGEVMALTRNEAAVHEKTGCFEQMSGDAKVGLALGSAIDLRIFYGRWAYGYAVTEQGPKGESRSLQFYDAHGDAVHKVFSRAGTDLAAWDRLVAEFGAADQGAGEKVAPRSAPADDETPLDAIDAVAFRRDWLGMQDTHDFFPLLRRHKVSRRQAMQIAPEGHANRIDNGLTRSLLEVAAADGVSVMCFVGNPGMIQIHTGPVHRIEVMGPWLNVLDPGFNLHLRQDLVDQTWIVRKPTADGVVTSVELLDAAGETIALFFGERKPGKPEREDWRALVAQLGTADSLAA